GGTTagttattgtgtgatagatgtcgggctcaaaacttattatcacattcagcgactccgaatcagaatcttcagatggtgtttcagtcattaacctatccgatgacgaaaataatatctttggggaagactcacaaattccggatgaaccaacaataaagaacccggaaagtgaacccgaggaggaaagtgaacccgaggaagaaatacaagaaattacgaaagacaagttcgaactaggaaagaaacgaaaggctaatgaattagaaaattcaaatcctgaatttagtaaggatgatgtggcaccaactccactagacactaccacccctattcccgctattcctattcgttctatcccggcatccagttcttcagccccacagccaaaatataggcagacagctaggataagcgttaagcgattccttgaacctaaacgtcctagaaaatagaccaaacgatgcgctgctgtattaaaccatgggatcatataatgttttgtataatattattagtgtggtttgcttaatgttcgatgtaagataagcatatgtaaaatagtgaagtatgaaatgcaataattttccatggttaagtattatttagatggtagtaattggttctgtactaagctattaagtatggacattaacgggtaggtactaccctaaatataattataaaacgctaataagaagaaaaggcttttataataatacctggttcatattattaataagctataatgtactgtaaatatacactacatctataatattccatgtgaataattattttctttcattaggaaatggcgcgattgaatcgaatgacggaacaagaagtcgaggaattcatcaaccagcgagtgaacgacagaatgttatgggtcgaggctgcaagagctgctgcagttaacccaaatcctcgtgtaggatgcacctacaagacttttcaagcttgcaagccctcatcattcagtggaacagaaggaccgatcggtttaacccggtggatagaaaatatggagactgtgtttaaaatcagtggttgtgttgaaaaggacatgaccaagtatgcatcgtgcactttacaagatagtgcactcacgtggtggaaaaattatgtgaaggctgtaggaggagatgtagcttatgatactccatgggaagaattcaaaataatgttaaacaacgagtattgtccaaggaacgaggttaggaagttggaagatgaattacgaagcctgaaggttgttggtactgaaatcaccaactacaatcagcgattcatggaattagttttgctatgtcctgaattggttccaaccgaagaacggaagattgaaatgtacaaagatggtttgcccaaaaaggtcaaggcaaacgttacagcatcgaaacctaagacaattcatgaagctataaccatggcaaacgagctaatggatcaggtcatcatggataagaaagcagccaatactgatgtgaaggtatcaggtaacaaaagaaagtggaatggaaattatggtcgaggtaaccaacaacaatcttttaagaaacaagaaatcacgcaaggtgcgggtagtggtttaagctttggttacaaaggacaaaatcctttatgcaaccgatgccacaaacatcactctggttactgtaatgtggtatgcaataaatgtaatcgaaagggtcatcttgctgaagattgtagggctctcgttacaaatacaaatggtaccaagactcctgccaccaatgcaaatagaactgctttggctaccgttacttgttttgggtgtggaaaacaaggtcactataagagccagtgcccgaatccagagaagaatatcggacctgcacgtgggagagcatttgttattaatgctagagaggcatgtgaagacccggagcttgttacgggtacgtttaccattaataacttatcaacatctattatatttgatactggtgctgatagaagttacgtgtgtagaaatttttacactaaattgaattgttcatcattacctctagatgctaagtacatgattgagttagctaatggtaaactaattaaagccgataaaatttgtcgtgattgtgaaataaagttagccggagaaacgtttaaaattgacttgatacccgtagaattaggaagttttgatgtaatagtcggcatggactggatgttcaaagtaggagctgaagttgtgtgtgccaagaaggcaattcgcattccttgtaaggataaaatgacggtgatgatttatggagagaagggtaattcaaagctaaaactcattagttgtttgaaagccaagaagtgtttagaaaagggatgttatgctattctagcacatgttaataaagtcgaaaagaaagaaaaagaaaagtgcatcaacgacgtgccggtggcaagagattttcctgaagtttttctggaagaattgccgggattacctccatttagatctgtagaatttcaaatagatttagtaccaggagctgcaccagtggctcgtgctccatatagacttgcatcgtccgagttaaaagaacttcagagtcagttaaaagaattactggatcgtggattcatacgaccaagtacttcaccgtggggagctccgattctatttgttaaaaagaaagatggatcttttaggatgtgtatagattatcgtgaattaaataagttaactatcaaaaatcggtatccactaccgagaattgacgacttatttgatcaactccaaggatcatgtgtgtactcgaaaattgacctaagatcaggctatcatcaattacgcgtcaaagaagaagatataccgaaaactgcttttcggacacgttacggtcattacgaatttttggtcatgccgtttggattgacgaatgcgccagctgtattcatggacctcatgaatcgagtttgtagtccatatttagataagtttgttattgttttcattgatgacattcttatctattccaagagtgagcaagagcatgagctgcatttaaggttgatattagagttgttgagaaaagaacagttatatgctaaattttcttaatgtgctttctggttgaaagaagtgcaatttcttggccacgttgttagtagcaaaggaattcaggttgatccagcaaaaattgaagccattgaaaaatgggagactcctaagacaccaacgcagatacgccaatttttgggtttagccggttattatagaaggtttattcaagatttttcccgaatagctaagccgttgacagcgttaacgcaaaaagggaagaaatatgaatggacctctgagcaggagagtgcatttcaattactaaagaagaagttaactacggcgcctattttatcgttaccagaagggaacgatgattttgaaatatattgtgacgcttcgcgacaaggttttggttgcgttcttatgcaacgaaagaaagttattgcatacgcatcccgacaattgaagattcacgagcggaattatacgacgcatgatctagaactgggagcagtcgtgtttgcattgaagatatggagacactacttgtatggggttaaatgcactgtgtttactgatcataaaagccttcaacatatttttgatcagaaacagctgaacatgaggcaacgtaggtgggtcgagttaataaacgactatgattgtgaaattcgttatcatctcgggaaagcgaatgtggtggctgacgcactaagcagaaaggaacgagaaccaattcgagtacgagcaatgaacataaaaattcgcatgaatctcaactcacaaatcaaagaggctcaacgagaagctcttactaaagaaaacataggaaatgaaataatgaagaagtatgagaagcaactcgttatacgggaagatggaattcgatattttgcaaaccgtatttgggtaccgaagttgggtggattaagaaagttaatattgaatgaggcacataagacaagatactcgatacatcctggagttggaaagatgtatcaagatcttaagacgcattattggtggcctaatttgaagacagacgttgcaacatatgttggggaatgtttaacttgttccaaagtcaaagcagaacaccagaagccgtcaggattacttcaacaaccagaaatcccagaatggaaatgggatggtattaccatggatttcatcacaaaattacctaagactgcctggggttatgacaccatttgggtaattgttgatcgtctcaccaagtctgcacatttcttgcctataaaggaaacggatagaatggagaaactattacgattgtatataaaggaaattgtttcaaggcatggaatacctatttccattatatctgatcgtgatagtagatttacctcaaagttctggcaatcactacaggaggcactaggaactcgtttggatatgagtaccgcatatcatccgcaaactgatgggcagagtgaaagaacaattcagactcttgaagacatgctcagggcatgtgtgatcgattttggaaacggatgggataagtatttaccgttagcagaattctcatataataatagttatcatgcgagcattaaagctgcaccattcgaagcactgtatggaaggaagtgtagatctcctatctgttggaatgaagtaggagatcgacaattaactggtcccgagatcatacacgaaacgactgagaagatagtacaaattaaggagagattgaaaacagcccgtagtcgctaaaagagctacgccgatgtccgaagaaaaccattagagtttcagatcggtgatatggttatgctaaaggtgtcaccgtggaaaggtgtaatacgcttcggaaaaaggggtaaactgaacccaagatatgtaggcccgttcaagatcattgaacgcatcggaccggtagcttatcgactcgagttaccgcaacaactcgccggagtacataatacatttcacgtctcgaaccttaaaaagtgtcttgcaaaggaagacctcaccattcctcttgaagaaattcaagttgacgagaaactacaattcatagaagaaccaatcgagatcatggaccgtgaagttaaacggctcaagcagagcaacataccgatcgttaaggttcgttggaatgctcaaagaggtcctgagtttacttgggaacgagaggatcaaatgaaacaaaagtacccacatctgttttccgatgacgcaaaataggtacaattttaaaatttcgggacgaaatttatttaacgggtaggtactgtaatgacccggactttttcgatcaatttatacttataagattaatatttacataaattaaaccttaccaacatgataagcaatccaaattgttgagacttatgtttttgaaaagagttttacacaacgtttgaccgtctagtttgaccgatgatatcacgaactatataatatatgataagtatacgtttgtgtatatatatgtatatatacatatttaacatgatttatggatgttttaatatctcattttgtattaataacaataagttataagtatattttgaaactactaacttaagttttcaaaacaataaccatacgtaacgtttttttttatataaatacttatgacctataatgtttatacatatatcgtatatataatgtatttaatcactttttaaggacttaaatacataaaacaatataagtgtattcacaaaagatagctatatttgaatcctcgttccgttttcacaagatttctatacgtatatctagagtatatgtactcgtatcatacctagcttctatacgtatttactattggtatatacacatcaaatcaccaccaaccagcccttgttcatgccttatgtataaggtaattagaaattggatgctagcattgaatgtcatacaaaataacaaaaggaaaacttgtccatgttccccccattcacgttttatatggccttctccatatcaattctagttcaccattatcacttccaaattactctctaacacacctacttgaaagccataagaaaccctcatcaattcagcaagaaaccatgaagatctagccatagaaacaagccttaatcatcataagaaaactattacaaaaacacttcaagaatccttccaagaacacaagtttacttccaatctttcattcaactccatcactcttttggttctaggtttttacttctcttttacagcaatcttgtccaagtaacttgaggtagtaactttgttcataaccttattcgattcatatatatatagctatcttattttatggtatacaattttaacaacaagaacatagtttgaatgatttcaaacttgtttgcaaactaaatagatccttctaacttaacttttaaaatacttcaagacctgtaatatatcataaatatattctaatttaacaaggtataacttggtttttcaaagaacaccttaaaaactgtttttacgacgtcggagtgcaaccgggggctgttttgggttggataattaaaaactatcttgaaccttgaattggaggtttattttctgtaaaaatgatatttactatgaatatgataacccataaaaatttcatgatttaactcaaagtataagtatttttagaaaaataatcatttaaggttgtttacatgatggaaaatgattaacttcataagtttcaccaaagtttgacctatgacctgtgatttagaatacaaactaaggtatttacagttcatattcttaaagaaggactcgatccaaggaagtggcaagttgaaccaacgaaaacggagttgtaacgaagaaactataaccaaaacaagatcggatatccaaaactagtttagccacgaaaataattggagaaaaattaaataaatcacatctttttaaaataacatgatattttatatatatgtactcataatttaattttatatatttcaggatcacccgtaaacaacacgagaagattaatcataagacctcatgtacgtacgcaacacgtcatttgacaacaccggtactttatgtacgcaacacgtcatttgacaacaccggtaccgtgggtcaagattaatcccgaccaatacgaatacgatgggggttttatttatttcgatgggggtttatttatttattaaacacctaaatatgaaccattaaaattgaattgctaactacggactaagaagacattaaaagtattataagtatatatacgtgacgattgtttaaaatgaaaatatattgatatattatatatggataggttcgtgatatcaaccggagaccaagtcaaaatatatatatcttcaaggcaaaagtgagtatatagtcccacttttaaactctaaacatttcgggatgagaatacatgtattttatgttatacgttatggacacaagtaactgaaaaatatattctacgttgagttgtaccactggcatacttccctgtagcttggtaactattatttacagcggtattgtaaacgcgaatcctgttgatagatctatcgggcctgacaaccccaaccggactggacgaccagtattcaacggttgcagagtacttcgtttcgtgactacacttggtacggtgtagtaagatttcataataaagggaatatgcgacgtgattaaatgttaagtatggttaccaagtgctcaaccacttagaatatttttattaaaatgtttacatatgaaatcttgtggtctatatttatatcgctgccggcattaaacctatatctcaccaactttatgttgacgttttaaacatgtctattctcaggtgataactaaaagcttccgctgcaacatgttgaatttaagcaagatcttgagtatgcatatttgtgtcaaaaataaaactgcatatccgaggaattgtaatgtaaaatatgctagaaatcgtattgttatcatcacatgtaaagtttgtaagtctaagattatcgctaaacgataatcatctttatattgtctaaagcttgtattaacataagagttatggtttgtaatgtaaaataaatacagttgttcttttaaaaatgtcgcatatagaggtcaatacctcgcaatgaaatcatacgttatctaacttgttcttatggttaaggacgggttatgacatgtaccAACTGCCACACCTAGGACTTCCTTGGCTACCACTCTAATGGTGGACTCCAGACAGTTCCACATCTGATCCGCGTCATCATTGGATATCGTTTCCAATTCTGTATCCACTCTATCTACAACCGAAGTTCTAAAGGTCTCAGCCTTCTCTCCGTTCAACTTCTTCCACAAGATCTTAGGTTGGACTTGTCTCACCCTCTTGGAGGCCCGTCTCTGGAGAACCAAATCCATGACCAACAATCTATGCTGGGAGGAGCATGTCAAGGCAGTCAGGACCTTACAATCTCCGCAAGTCCTAAGATCCCCTTTGCGAAGTTACAAATAGTCAATCTGGGTACTATGACCCCCACTATGGAAAGTTGCCAATTGCGCATCCGCCTTCCTGAAAAACGAATTAACAACCACCAAATCATGAGCAACAGCAAATTCGAGAATAGAGAGCCCCTCCTCATTTCTAGCTCCGTACCCAAAGCCCCCATGGACTCCCGCATAACCCTCAACATCCATTCCTACATGACCATTAAGATCCCCACCAATAAGTAATCGATGGTCTAGAGGGCACCTCCTCACAACCTCGTCTAACGATTCCCAGAAGCATCTCTTTTCAGCTTCTCCAAGGCCCGCATGAGGCGCGTAAGCGCTAATGACCGTATAGGTCACCTCCTGGATTACTAacctaaccgacataatcctatcaCTCTGTCTACCCACATCCACCATATACTCATTAAAGGGTGGGCCTATAATGATTCCTTCCCCGTTTCTAGCTACTCTCGATCCCGAGAACCACAACTTGTAGCCATTGACCTTAAGCGCCCCTCgacccttccatctagtctcttggACACACAAAATCTCTACATTACGTCTACGTAAAGTCTCTGCAAGCTCATACCTCTTGCCGGTCAAAGTTCCCACATTCCAACTACCCACTCTAATCCTAACCGGCTTCGCTAACCTATTGCCGCTGCTAGGCCCTATAAATCTACCCGCCCCTGAGCTAGAAGGACATGACCTCAAGTAACCATGAGAAATCCTAGTGTCTATCTTACCCTATGAGATGAAATAggtaaataaaacagaaaaattggGAAATAgagaataaaaaaaatactaatactaataattataggaGTAAAAAATACTACGTAATAGTGATAGATAAGAGTTCtagttaataatatcaatattaattaatatttaatattattaatgattaatgatacttataataataaattaataattagtaattaatattaataataataataataataaaaataacactatTCAGGGTAATACAGGA
This genomic window from Rutidosis leptorrhynchoides isolate AG116_Rl617_1_P2 chromosome 2, CSIRO_AGI_Rlap_v1, whole genome shotgun sequence contains:
- the LOC139889278 gene encoding uncharacterized protein, which produces MGQMSLGELSGKMSVRYIEGRKLDLSFTKGVKGKIDTRISHGYLRSCPSSSGAGRFIGPSSGNRLAKPVRIRVGSWNVGTLTGKRYELAETLRRRNVEILCVQETRWKGRGALKVNGYKLWFSGSRVARNGEGIIIGPPFNEYMVDVGRQSDRIMSVRLVIQEVTYTVISAYAPHAGLGEAEKRCFWESLDEVVRRCPLDHRLLIGGDLNGHVGMDVEGYAGVHGGFGYGARNEEGLSILEFAVAHDLVVVNSFFRKADAQLATFHSGGHSTQIDYL